The DNA window caaaacactGTTGCTGGAGAATAATGCAGAGATTTTGCTGCTTTGAGGAGCTGACTTACACACCAACAGAGAGAGGGTCTGCCTTTTCCCGTTGGCTAGCAATGACCGATGAGAAGCTCCTGAATTAGAACCCACAAAGGAAGTTCGGTTCTACAGATCCTTAGGACCCTGGGGTGGTCCGACTGTTTGGGCAGATGGGGTGCTTCCCACTTAATCCCCACTCTCCCGACTCGCAGGGGGTTACAAGAGGTATGGCTTACAGCTTGCAAAGGAGTAGGTTCAACAGCAAACTAAGCGTAGGTGGGTCCACTTGTGTTGACCTTTTGGTTGCGATCCTGGTGAGCCTCTCCTTGTCCCACTCGCCCCAGATGAAAACAGTGATCTGCCCCATGGCAGAGGCTATCAACACTGTAAATGTAGATAACCAGCAGTTACTAATTTTCTGATCTGCAGTTGCAGCGGGACAGGGTGCCCCCCccaattcttctttctttcagttttggTTGCCAATGAGATCCAGCTAATGGTCTCTTTCTCGCTTCCTGTATATCTCCAATCCATGAAAAGTTACACTGTGAGATTCTTCTTTGTTCTTTCAAATGAGCCATGATGGTTGGGGCTTCCTAACCACCCTTACTCCTTGATGACTGGCCTTCACTCTTCAGTGAATACTTCCAGTATACTCTTTGGTCTTCAGGTTCAAAGCTGTAAGCCTGATCCTTTGGAggcaagagaggaagagagatcaCAAGCACCTCGAAGACGTGGTGAGCTGTTCGATGGGATCCTGTCCAAGAGTTGTCAAAAGCTGGATAGGATGAAGCCATGGAATGACAGGGTTTTGATGCTGGAACTTGTATCAAGTTTGGTATAGCCCCCTCCCTCTTTGCAATCTCCTTCCTTCTACCATTCCCCTCAATGACTTTTGGGGTTTGCCCCCTGGGTGACTATCAGGCCCACCGGAGGTTCTTCTGTATTTAACAGGATGGTCTACATCAGCTGGGTGGGGTGTGTGGAATGAAAGGGCCATCTCTCACGCACAGCACAGAAGCAGACGTGGCAGCAATGGCAAGAGACTTGAGGCTACAAACCTCTTAGTCTTCTGTCCCTTCATGGTAACCTTCTGCCAGGATCTGGGTCGGGTGGAAGTGGGAGGCAACTGGGGAGATTTCTGTAATCTAGTTAAGTCTCCTTCAAGATGAACCCCAAAGCACGAAACCAATGAAATGACTCTTGGGGCTTAGGAAGCCGTCTTATGTCGAATCAACCCATTGCTCTATTGTGTGACAGCAGCCATTCTGGGTTTCAGAAGCACTGTGTTCATCCGTACAGGGAAATGCCCAACTGGAAGGAGCAACGAGGAGCGTGCGTTCTATCGCTAAACCTACCTATAAACACATCCTCTTTTGCAGCAAATACTTGTACCGTGTGCAGGTGCCTCTTGCTCCTTGGAACCGTTGGCTTATTGACTGGAACATCCATTGGGGTTTGGTCCCTGGGTGAGTATCGGCCCCACTTGggggcttctccttttcttcacgGACATCATCAGCTGGGTTGGGTGTGCAGAACGACAGTGACATCTCTCACATGCATTGCAGAAGTTGATTTGGCAGCTCCCACAAGGAACAGAGTGGAACCATAGGGGTGTGAACTTCTTAGGCATCCGTCTCTTCAAGGTGCCCTCTCCAACCATCTGGGTTGAGTGGGAGGGAGAAGCCAAGCCCCCTCCTCACTTCAAAAATGGAACATGGTTGGGTCTCCCTTCTGCTGTCTCTCTCCTAGTGAAACAACTGCTGAAGCCTCTCCACCATCGAGAGTCTGTGCCCCTCCAGGACCCAGGAACCCATTTGACAGGGTGCCAAGCTGTTGTAGAAGGAGAAGGAGACCAAGAAGCTTCTTTTGGAAACACCAGTAACAAGAGAGGTTTGGAGTATTTCCCCCTTTCCTAGCCTGCCCTCCAAATGTCATATATTCCCCAAACTTCCTTCCTGGTTGCTGAAGCTTAGCTGACAGGTATTCTGTGGTCTGCCCTTATTCCCATCCTGGTGGTCTTTGACTTCATTTGTGCAAAGATCCAAGGAGATCCACCCAGAGGGAGCCTGGCCACAGAAGACAAGGATACGATCAGCAGCTTTGATTCAAAATGAATAAATGCTATACCAGCCCCTTCTTTCATCGCCACCAACTCCCAATTCAGTCGGTTCATGCCATCATCAGAGCTTGCAAAGTTACCATGACGGTGGGGGAGGAAACTCACAGAAGTGCTTTGCTTGCATAAAATGCTCAGGAAGTGATTAATCAAACCCAATTAGACCATTTCTCCTGCGGCTTTTGCTGCACTTTAAGCAGATGTGCTCAGTTCCACGGGGGAATAGGAAGGTGCATAAAGTCCAGAAGTCAGACACCTCCTAGACGTTCTTCACTTGTCTCAGTAGGCTTCCCCCTCTAGTCCAGCCATCCATTCATTCCTTTGCAGGCGCAAATCTGCCccctccattgaaatgaatggggagGAAGCTTTGTTAGAGGGTGGGTCATGTTGGCAAGTGGCTTGGCATCAAAATacgaccatggggggggggacgacgactcCATTTCCATCCAGCAAGGAAGGCCTTTGAAGGACAGCTTTGGCAGGAAACCTCACCACCCTCTTGGCTTGCTCCAGGCAGGTTAACAAGCCAGTTCTGTCAGTGTTTTTCAGAGTAAACAGAAGCACCTTCGTGGTAGAAGTGCAGGCGGAAGGTCAAGCCAACTGGCTGCTCCTGTGCCATGAAAACTGGGACAGCTCGCTGGGGATGAGAATCTGCAGGCAACTGGGCCACGTTCGGTGAGAAGTGCCAGCCTTTTTTTCCAGCCTGCTCTTTTTCTAGAAGAGACAACTTTGTCCACCAAAATACTAGCGAGGGTTCAAAAGAGGGGGCAGAATGGCTCTCCGAAACCTGCAGAATTCAATCCTATCTTCACATGCTTTCCAGTTCCTGAAATGGCAGAATCCTCAGGCTGTAAAACATCCCTAAATCCAGGAACTCTTGACTCCACCTCGTGATGGCTTTTTACGTTCACAGAGACCCCATGctcatctttttctctttcctccggGTGCATTGAATTAGTCCAACCCCCGTGCTTCTCCCTTCTCAAAAGgctgtcttttcttctcttctcctcccgcAGCCTCACCCACCACAAAGGGGTGAACCTGACAGATGTGACGGTCAGCCGCCGCCAAGAGTATGCTCTGCTTCCACCCAGCTGGAAGGGAGATGCTGCAGGAAAATGGCAAGTCAGGTAAGGCACCTGTGCAGGCGTGTGGGTTATGGTAAAGTGTGTTCTCTGCCATCAAGTGacccctaagagggctttcagggtaagggGGATatttgaaggagtggttttaccagtcccgttttcccaagtgagtttccatggttgagcagggattcgaaccctgttctccgtagtccatcactttatctatGACACCACTCTGGGAACACCTGTGCAGGCATCTccaagaaaaggcagagggaatcTTAACTTATTTGCAGTTTAAATGGTCTGAAGAGGCCTTGAAACCCTGAACATTTCTTGGGGTTTCCAGACGTCTTCCTGGCTAGATTCAGCCGCCTCTCTGCGTGTCACAGCACCTAACTGccagtttgttttgtttaggaGTAGCTGTCCTTCGGGGCGAATCGTGGCCCTCAAATGTTCTGGTAAGTACTTGGGTCTCATCCAGACTTTGGCCACATTGGCCCCCGGAGTTGCCCTAACAGAGTAGCACATTCCTCAGCTCAGTGAGGTGCCCCTGACATTCTTCCTTGCTTCCAGACACAAGCCTTCAACACGCCAAATGCTGCACGCAGAATAAAAGATGGGTAAACCTATTGGGATTTCTTTTGCATTCACAGATACTCTCTATCTCCATCCTTTCTGTTGCTGTATTTGGACAgtgccttgtgggggggggggcagaggtggCAGTTGTGGGAACAGGGAGCCCATGCCACCAGACAATCCCACCCCATAAAGTCATTGCTTTTTGCAGAGGCTTTTAGCAAGTCTTTCCAGGTGTTTTACCAGAACCTTGAAGTCTAGAAACCTGAATGGAGAAGGCATCCATTCAGCGTTTTAAGTTGCCTCCTAAAGATTAACAGGGAGGAAGCCAGGCGTAGCTCCTCTGGAAAATTGAATTTCAAAGTAGAAAAAGCTCTAAAACCAATTGGCAAGgtatttattccccccccccccaaaccttttctctttggtgctggaagagactcttgagagtcccctggactgcaaggaaaacaaacctatccattctgaaccccaagtgctgactggaaggacagatcctgaagctgaggctcccatactttggccatctcatgggaagagaagaccctgatgttgggaaagtgtgagggcaagaggagaaggggatgacagaggacgagatggctggacagggtcaccaaagcgaccaacatgaatctgatccgggaggcagtggaagacaggcaggcCTGATGTgttctggtccaaggggtcacaaagacacaacttaacgactaaacaacaacaaccttttgtCTTGCACAATGGTTGTTTTGAAGGAGTGCCTGGAAAGTCTCCCAAGGATCTGGTGCAATGTAGAGAAGATGCTGGGAAGCctttggtggccagccttctCTCCAGTAAAGTCTGTTTCCTTCCCTTGGCGGGCTGaaacctccttctccttctctctctctcccccctgtaCAGAGTGTGGCACTGCTTACTCAAAAGCAGCCGAGACAACGGGAGGAAAGGAGACTCGCCTGAGGCGATGGCCTTGGCAGGTCACCCTCTATCTCAACGCCCAGCCTGTGTGCGCAGGTACCCTGGTGTCACACAAATGGATTGTCACAGCTGCTCATTGCGTGGATTGGTAAGTTGAGAGACATCTGAGCCAGAGCGGCAGAAACAGGGAGGCTGCCCCACGCCAAGAGCTGGCCTAAGCCAAGTGacgctgtttttgtttttccaacaTTTTAGTGATAGCAAAGAAAATGATGATATTCTTTGCCAGGAAGTGTCTCCGCCACGCCTGGTCTTAGTCGTCCCACTATTCCTCTCAGTGGGCAGTTCTTCCTGCTGATGATGCCGGAGTCTGGATGAGTTACCGTTGACCAGCCCAGGTTCTACCGGCCTAAAGCTATGTCAGAGAAAGAACTGAATTCTATACTGCCGGGCAAGGCAAGATGGAAAAGCTTTGAAGTgtgtcttgtttatttatttattccatttcagCCAGCTTCAGCTCTCTGGATGGGTGGCCTTGGTTGAACCAAAAGACGATGAAGGACAAGGGAGAGTTGCCGTGGAAAAGGTGGTGGCCCATCCCAACTACGACAGAGAGCATCACGACTACGACATTGCCATGTTGAAACTCAAAGAGCCGTTGGCTTTCTCTGGTGAGTGGTCTTGGTCAGCTTGGCGAAAGCCCCTGGTGCAGAAGGAGTCGAGAGGGGCTGGATGTTGTAGCCAGCCAGGAAGATGTACCCGTGCAAAGGGGACGGTCAGAGGAAAATCTAGGAGATCCGTTGGGTGGGCTACAGAACTTGACTAGGACAGAATCACAAATTAAGGAGGAGATCCAGATGGACCTGGGAAGAGATCCTGGCCCAAATGAGtctggagaagggagggaactGAGCGGACTTATCTAGATTCTAGGAAGCAGACCCTACTTATGACGATTGCATTTGCCTCAAGCACGGTTCCTTACCCAGCCCAGACAGTCCTATCCACACCcatggggaaggaagggaggaggcagAAGGATTTCCTAATCAAAgtaagtggtttttttaaaaaaacaacagggagTTGGAAAGACATGGAAGTTTGAATTGCACAGCTAGGCATCTCAGATTGCAGAGGGCGGCACTAAATCTCAGATGGAAAAATGGGGCTCTGCGGACCAGAGGATGATCACATAAGCTTTGGTGAACGTCCCTTTGCCAAGGGTGGGACATTTAGGTTCTTTTGGTGCTTTTGAAGAGATGCAAGGTGACCAGAGTCCTTGCATTTCTCTCTTGTGTTTTATGTCTTTGCAACCCATTCGAATAAATATCCTTCCCATCTCTGGAACTGGGCTGTAATGGCATGCCAACGTCACTTGTAACAGAGCAAGCAGGATGGTTGCCTTGGGACCCACAGGATCTTGCTACCACTGCTCAGTTGCCGATGGCTTCAACAGACCAGTATCTAACCTTTCTACTTAGAAGTAATTTTTCCCAAGCTCCAGAAGAAGCTACTGCCTCCTAGCAAAGATCCGTTTTGCACACTTAGCGATGACGTTTCCCCCAGATCTGGGCCGGGTGTTTCTCTCCCAGGACGCCCAGCCCTGTCTGGAGACACCAGGGACGGAAGCCTGGATCTTGGCAGCTGTCTAGCATGCATGACAATGagaccccttccctctccctcttcgACAGAGACTGTCCAGGCTGTATGTTTGCCCCTCTCCCACCAGGACCTTCCCAACAGCAGCACCTGTTGGATCTCAGGTCAGGACTACCAACGACCGGAAAACGGTGAGCCAATCTTCAGACCATAGCGGGAAGGGTCTGTAGCTGGAGACGCTTGCTTGCTGGATTTGAGATTCTGATGTATGTATGGAGGTTGGAACCATGACTTTTTGAGAatggttagatagctcagtggtttaaggcaactggctgtggagtcagaggtaggtagttcaattccccagtgtggctccttgacaggggctggactggatgacctatAGGGTCCCTTCAGGTCAGTAGCAATCTCTTAATAATACCCAGGCCAGAACTGACTTCAGGCTTACCAGGTAACAAATACAGTATCATATGGCTCTCCTCGGTTAAACTGAGGCGTGACATTTGCCTGTTTAGTTcttaagggggaaaaagggggttCCAAAGGTTTCCCCAGTGGACAAGATCGGTGAGCTTTTtgcattccatttttatttttgcaaaaaaagggggggaattattattatttgttttaatacaCAATAGGgtgttttattttgcagaaatccacatttttaaattaaaactgtcAATGAGAGGAGAAAAGTGTTGGGTCTTAGGCAGGAGTGAAAAACCACACAGCAGTTGCCTCTTCTTTGAGAATGACCACATCCGTGACGATTCACGACATCTTCACTGTTTCGGATGGCCCCCACGGCTCCTTTTTGGGA is part of the Pogona vitticeps strain Pit_001003342236 chromosome 8, PviZW2.1, whole genome shotgun sequence genome and encodes:
- the TMPRSS5 gene encoding transmembrane protease serine 5 is translated as MAYSLQRSRFNSKLSVANTCTVCRCLLLLGTVGLLTGTSIGVWSLGNLTTLLACSRQVNKPVLSVFFRVNRSTFVVEVQAEGQANWLLLCHENWDSSLGMRICRQLGHVRLTHHKGVNLTDVTVSRRQEYALLPPSWKGDAAGKWQVRSSCPSGRIVALKCSECGTAYSKAAETTGGKETRLRRWPWQVTLYLNAQPVCAGTLVSHKWIVTAAHCVDCQLQLSGWVALVEPKDDEGQGRVAVEKVVAHPNYDREHHDYDIAMLKLKEPLAFSETVQAVCLPLSHQDLPNSSTCWISGQDYQRPENVLLFVLIHNRVFYFAEIHIFKLKLSMRGEKCWVLGRSEKPHSSCLFFENDHIRDDSRHLHCFGWPPRLLFGKTLLLSHTASRLKDACFPLACFPATSSSAETPTAVSVSLITSKNCNTSCMHAGKITPRMLCAHYVDRNTSTCKAERGVPLVCQQADVPRLVGIGSREKGLKSPRLPGVYTKVVEFLDWIHHIMEEKG